A single Pseudoalteromonas phenolica DNA region contains:
- the phoU gene encoding phosphate signaling complex protein PhoU, whose translation MENNLNKHISGRFNEELENVRNHVLSMGGLVEEQLNLALDAINDNDAEKARKVSENDYKVNAMEVNIDEECTRIIAKRQPAASDLRLVVAIAKTIADLERIGDEAERIARVALDSFTKDQQDLLVNLENMGRQVSKMLHDVLDAFARMDAQSAFEVHKEDAKVDREYEALTRQIMTYMMEDPRSIPKIMDLIWSVRSLERIGDRCQNIAEYVIYFVNGKDIRHTSQEDIAKTL comes from the coding sequence ATGGAAAACAATTTAAACAAGCATATCTCTGGCCGCTTTAACGAAGAGCTAGAAAATGTTCGTAACCACGTATTAAGCATGGGTGGTTTGGTAGAAGAGCAATTAAACCTTGCACTTGATGCGATCAACGACAACGATGCTGAAAAAGCACGTAAAGTCAGCGAGAACGACTACAAAGTTAACGCCATGGAAGTGAACATTGATGAAGAATGTACCCGTATCATTGCGAAACGTCAGCCAGCAGCAAGTGACTTACGTCTAGTAGTTGCGATTGCTAAAACCATTGCTGACCTTGAGCGTATTGGTGATGAAGCGGAGCGCATCGCACGTGTTGCACTAGATTCATTTACCAAAGATCAGCAAGATTTATTGGTGAACTTAGAGAATATGGGTCGCCAAGTGTCGAAGATGTTGCATGATGTACTAGATGCTTTTGCCCGTATGGATGCGCAAAGTGCCTTTGAAGTGCATAAAGAAGACGCAAAAGTTGACCGTGAGTATGAAGCGCTGACCCGTCAAATTATGACATACATGATGGAAGACCCGCGTTCTATTCCTAAAATTATGGATCTAATCTGGTCTGTACGTTCATTAGAGCGCATTGGTGACCGTTGTCAGAACATCGCTGAATACGTCATTTATTTTGTGAACGGTAAAGATATTCGCCATACATCTCAAGAAGATATCGCGAAAACGCTGTAA
- a CDS encoding TIGR00153 family protein, with protein sequence MPTNAFLGVFAKSPIKPIEEHIKIVHKASSSLVPFFNHVFKSEWKEAEALRVDIRNLEREADVLKREVRLHLPRGLFMPVERTDLLELITQQDKIANKAKDIAGRVVGREMVIPQSIQNDFIAYLERCVDATKQASKAINEFDELLETGFRGREVTLVESMLEKLDSIEQDTDEMQIKIRQELRAIEGELNPVDVMFLYKIIEWVGELADIAERVGSRLELMLAR encoded by the coding sequence ATGCCTACTAATGCGTTTTTAGGAGTATTTGCTAAGTCTCCTATTAAGCCAATAGAAGAACACATTAAAATCGTACATAAAGCTAGCAGTTCTTTAGTACCGTTTTTTAATCATGTATTCAAATCTGAATGGAAAGAAGCCGAAGCACTTCGTGTTGACATCCGTAACCTTGAACGTGAAGCAGACGTTTTAAAGCGTGAAGTAAGATTACACTTACCTCGTGGTTTATTTATGCCTGTAGAGCGCACCGATTTATTAGAGTTGATCACTCAGCAAGATAAAATTGCGAATAAAGCGAAAGACATCGCAGGCCGCGTTGTTGGTCGTGAAATGGTGATCCCTCAGTCTATTCAAAATGACTTCATTGCTTATCTTGAACGTTGTGTCGATGCAACTAAACAAGCCTCTAAAGCCATCAATGAGTTTGACGAGCTATTGGAAACTGGATTCCGTGGTCGTGAAGTAACTCTGGTCGAAAGCATGCTTGAAAAGTTAGACTCAATTGAGCAAGACACGGATGAAATGCAAATCAAGATCCGCCAAGAGCTTCGTGCTATCGAAGGTGAACTTAATCCTGTTGATGTAATGTTCTTATACAAGATCATTGAGTGGGTAGGTGAGCTTGCTGATATTGCAGAGCGTGTTGGTTCTCGACTTGAGCTAATGTTAGCTCGTTAA
- a CDS encoding inorganic phosphate transporter, with protein MDIIANYGSMLILIAAAVGFFMAYGIGANDVANAMGTSVGSKALTIKQAIIIAMIFEFAGAYLAGGEVTSTIRKGIIDAAPFADIPELMVLGMISALFAAGSWLLLASLLGWPVSTTHSIIGAIIGFALVAVGSEAIQWGKVAGIVGSWIVTPAISGFIAYLIFMSAQKLIFDTDSPLQNAKRYVPIYMGLAGFVMSLVTIKKGLKHIGINLGAVEGYALAIGIAVVVGIIGKMAINRLKMDPKADKQMQFNNVEKVFAILMVLTACCMAFAHGSNDVANAIGPLAAVVNIVEHNGEIAKKAALAWWILPLGGIGIVVGLAVLGKKVIKTIGEGITHLTPSRGFAAELAAASTVVIASGTGLPISTTQTLVGAVLGVGMARGIAALNMGVIRNIVVSWVITLPVGAALAIVIFYILRTAFGV; from the coding sequence ATGGATATCATTGCTAACTATGGTTCCATGCTGATCCTAATTGCTGCGGCAGTAGGTTTCTTCATGGCATATGGTATTGGTGCAAATGACGTTGCAAACGCCATGGGTACTTCAGTAGGCTCGAAAGCACTTACCATCAAACAAGCGATCATCATCGCGATGATCTTCGAATTCGCCGGTGCATACCTTGCAGGTGGTGAAGTAACATCAACAATCCGTAAAGGTATCATCGACGCAGCGCCTTTCGCTGACATTCCTGAGTTGATGGTATTAGGTATGATCTCTGCACTATTTGCAGCAGGTTCATGGCTACTTCTTGCGTCTTTACTGGGTTGGCCTGTTTCAACGACTCACTCTATCATCGGTGCGATTATTGGTTTCGCCTTGGTTGCAGTGGGTAGTGAAGCAATTCAATGGGGCAAAGTTGCCGGTATCGTAGGTAGTTGGATTGTTACCCCTGCCATTTCAGGCTTTATTGCATACTTAATCTTTATGAGTGCGCAAAAGCTGATTTTCGACACAGATTCACCATTACAAAATGCCAAGCGTTATGTGCCTATTTATATGGGTCTAGCTGGCTTTGTTATGTCACTTGTAACCATTAAGAAAGGCCTTAAGCACATTGGTATTAACCTAGGTGCAGTTGAAGGTTATGCACTTGCAATTGGTATTGCTGTGGTTGTAGGTATCATTGGTAAAATGGCAATTAACCGTTTGAAAATGGACCCTAAAGCAGACAAGCAAATGCAGTTCAACAACGTTGAGAAAGTATTCGCTATCCTAATGGTACTAACGGCATGTTGTATGGCATTCGCACACGGTTCAAATGACGTAGCAAATGCGATTGGTCCACTTGCGGCAGTTGTGAACATTGTTGAGCACAACGGTGAAATCGCTAAGAAAGCGGCACTTGCTTGGTGGATCTTACCGCTAGGTGGTATCGGTATCGTAGTGGGTCTTGCGGTCCTTGGTAAGAAAGTAATTAAAACAATTGGTGAAGGTATCACGCACTTAACACCAAGCCGTGGTTTTGCTGCTGAACTTGCAGCAGCATCAACGGTAGTTATTGCATCAGGTACTGGTCTACCTATCTCTACAACACAAACGCTAGTAGGTGCTGTATTAGGTGTAGGTATGGCGCGTGGTATCGCTGCACTGAACATGGGTGTAATTAGAAATATTGTGGTTTCTTGGGTAATTACATTGCCAGTCGGTGCTGCACTTGCTATTGTTATATTCTACATTCTAAGAACCGCTTTCGGCGTGTAA
- a CDS encoding hydrogen peroxide-inducible genes activator — protein MTNLPSIKQLQYLIAVHQHQHFGRAAQACFIGQSTLSTAIQTLEETLGSQLIERENRSLMFTELGEEVVARAKKIVADTMSIKEFTESFKNPLSGKLVLGLIPTIASFIAAPLYQHCREAFPNLELILIEDTSDKLLARLEQGQIDMAMLALPYQTEKFHTKVLTKDAFSLVYHKSYPLKDIDDYNLLPDQSVFLLEREHCLTGHALSACHLNKHECINPFEASNLHTLLNMVEYQHGVTFLPQMALNAGILSGKDLAVRKSGTDAYREIGLIWRKTTGRIRDFRLFSEGLLPFITEQCDCEK, from the coding sequence GTGACAAACCTACCTAGTATTAAACAACTTCAATATCTTATTGCAGTGCATCAGCATCAACATTTTGGTCGTGCCGCTCAGGCGTGTTTTATTGGTCAATCGACTTTGAGTACCGCAATTCAAACTCTTGAAGAAACGTTAGGCAGTCAACTCATTGAGCGTGAGAACCGTAGCTTAATGTTTACCGAGTTAGGTGAAGAAGTGGTTGCACGTGCCAAGAAAATTGTTGCCGATACCATGAGCATTAAAGAGTTCACTGAGAGCTTTAAAAACCCGCTGTCAGGCAAATTAGTCTTGGGGCTAATTCCTACGATTGCTAGCTTTATTGCAGCGCCACTTTATCAACATTGTCGTGAAGCTTTCCCGAACTTAGAGCTGATCTTAATTGAAGACACCAGTGATAAGTTATTGGCGCGCCTTGAGCAAGGACAGATAGATATGGCGATGCTGGCTTTGCCTTATCAAACGGAGAAGTTCCACACTAAAGTACTCACTAAAGATGCCTTCTCTTTGGTTTATCACAAAAGCTATCCGCTAAAAGACATCGATGATTACAACTTGCTGCCAGATCAGAGTGTGTTTTTACTAGAAAGAGAGCACTGTCTGACAGGCCATGCGCTGAGTGCTTGCCATCTTAACAAACATGAGTGTATCAACCCGTTCGAAGCGAGTAATTTGCACACCTTATTGAACATGGTGGAATATCAGCATGGAGTGACATTCTTACCGCAAATGGCACTCAACGCAGGCATATTGTCCGGTAAAGATTTAGCTGTGAGAAAGTCAGGTACTGATGCGTATCGTGAGATTGGTTTGATCTGGCGTAAAACCACGGGTCGTATTCGCGATTTTCGCTTATTTAGTGAGGGATTATTGCCATTCATCACTGAACAATGTGATTGCGAAAAATAA
- a CDS encoding RNA polymerase sigma factor, with product MFFQSQDKLIKKAQKGDQAAWLKLIKQHEQQVYNHCLRLTGNSHDALDLMQEAFMSVYRSLHNFHGQSQFKTWLFSVTQARCMDFFRKQRQSSPLEEVSEAAHTPSCPIQLQSDNQHIHAALQALPFEQRQIVELKFFQHFTFEEIAEQLAISPNTVKSRLYSALGKMKAPLEVIRVES from the coding sequence GTGTTTTTTCAAAGCCAAGACAAACTCATAAAAAAAGCCCAAAAAGGCGACCAAGCGGCTTGGCTGAAGCTTATCAAGCAGCATGAACAGCAGGTGTATAACCATTGCCTCCGCCTAACTGGCAATAGCCATGATGCACTTGATTTAATGCAAGAAGCTTTTATGAGTGTCTATCGCTCTTTGCATAACTTTCATGGTCAGAGCCAATTTAAGACTTGGTTATTTTCGGTGACCCAAGCGCGTTGTATGGACTTCTTTCGTAAGCAAAGGCAGTCTAGCCCGCTTGAAGAAGTCTCTGAAGCTGCCCATACACCCAGTTGCCCAATTCAATTACAAAGTGATAATCAACATATTCACGCTGCGCTACAGGCTTTGCCGTTCGAGCAGCGACAAATTGTTGAACTGAAGTTTTTCCAGCATTTCACCTTTGAAGAAATCGCTGAGCAGCTGGCTATTTCGCCAAATACCGTTAAATCCCGTTTATATAGTGCGCTTGGAAAAATGAAAGCGCCATTGGAGGTGATCCGTGTCGAATCATGA